One part of the Arabidopsis thaliana chromosome 4, partial sequence genome encodes these proteins:
- a CDS encoding hypothetical protein (DUF3287) (Protein of unknown function (DUF3287); CONTAINS InterPro DOMAIN/s: Protein of unknown function DUF3287 (InterPro:IPR021704); BEST Arabidopsis thaliana protein match is: Protein of unknown function (DUF3287) (TAIR:AT5G29050.1); Has 9 Blast hits to 9 proteins in 2 species: Archae - 0; Bacteria - 0; Metazoa - 0; Fungi - 0; Plants - 9; Viruses - 0; Other Eukaryotes - 0 (source: NCBI BLink).), with protein MQVNLRCSESMLDFSRVGMMEEDIPNVPGRGTSPPHGYLRSQILALCVMIKGLLDRDQEIAMAFIKALAVQHQKRTMERRNIRKKINRMLLRVTAITRELHNLNSHPGDWIELGISKFARIPDCMMSNLDLAGQGVQVFCKSRRVS; from the coding sequence ATGCAGGTTAACCTTCGATGTTCGGAATCCATGCTAGATTTTTCCAGAGTCGGGATGATGGAAGAAGACATCCCAAACGTGCCGGGAAGAGGGACTTCTCCACCTCATGGCTATTTGAGGTCCCAAATCCTAGCTCTATGTGTGATGATCAAGGGACTTTTGGATAGAGATCAAGAAATCGCGATGGCATTCATCAAAGCTCTTGCTGTTCAGCACCAGAAGCGTACGATGGAGAGAAGAAATATTCGCAAAAAGATTAACCGAATGTTACTCAGAGTCACCGCGATAACAAGGGAACTTCACAACCTGAATTCCCACCCTGGAGATTGGATCGAACTTGGAATCTCCAAGTTCGCTCGCATACCGGACTGTATGATGTCGAACCTCGACCTCGCTGGTCAAGGAGTCCAAGTGTTTTGCAAATCGAGAAGAGTTTCTTAA